The DNA segment TTCCAGATCGGTGATGGTCTTGATCACCATCATGATCAGGCGCAGGTCGCCTGCGGTCGGCTGACGGCGGGCGAGGATATGGGCGCATTCCTCGTCGATCTCGACCTCCAGGGAATTGACCTGGTAGTCGGCGGTGGCGATGTCGTCGCCCAGTTTGCTGTCTCCGGTCACCAGCGCGTGAATGGCGTCTGCGATGTTCTTCTCGACCACCCCGCCCATGGCCAGCACCTTGTTGCGCAGCTCTTCCAGCTCTTCGTTATACTGCTGGGAAATATGCTGTGAGATGTCGTTCTTCTGCATGTTCGAAGATCCTCATTCCAATGTGGCTGCGGGTGCCCTCCGCCAACCGCGGATTATAAACGGGGATTTGTTACATTTCTGTAACCTCGGTTCCGGACAATCCCATTAATCAGCTCTAGCATTGCATCATGCCCGATACCGCACCCTGAAGATAAGCAAGTGCACATTCCGGTTGCTAAAATTAATAAACATGGTGATCCCACCGGAGTAGGAGATGCTTTCCGGGCGGGTTTACTGAAGGGATTAGGTGGCAAGCTTAGTTGGGAAGAAGCTGGCCGTCTGGGTAGTCTGGCAGCTGCCTATGTATTGGAAGCTGACGGTCCTCAGAGTCATAACTATACCCTGAAGAATTTTTTAAAAAGATATATTGACAATTTCGGGGAATCCAAATCAGTAACAGCAGTTCTTGCCGGTTAAAGGCAAATAATAATTAATAATTTTGTTTAACGTGTAAAAAGCAAAAATCAATAAACCAATAATGTTGAATTATTT comes from the Gammaproteobacteria bacterium genome and includes:
- a CDS encoding PfkB family carbohydrate kinase produces the protein MHIPVAKINKHGDPTGVGDAFRAGLLKGLGGKLSWEEAGRLGSLAAAYVLEADGPQSHNYTLKNFLKRYIDNFGESKSVTAVLAG